A stretch of DNA from Acinetobacter sp. C26M:
TAAAATCATGGCTCAACCACAACAGATCCAAACCAGTGATGTGGTTGCGCTCAGCGAAGGCACCACCATGCTGAAGCGTTATATTGAATTCATCTGCTTACGTGAAGTCAAAGTTCCGCAGTTTTTACTCGATACACTCAATCGTTTAGAAAAAGCCCTAGGCAAACCACTGACCAAAGAAGGTCAAACTGTACAGCCATTGCTTGAGTTCATTACACCGAGTTTCAATTTGCCTCAAGCCCCAAGCTTAGAGCAATCACAATATATTCATCAGCTTTATAAATTGTGTTTAAACAAACTTATTAAGCAATCAGAAACACCGCTTGATTTACAAGGAATCAAATTGGTGGGTGTTTATCTGGCTGGTTTAGCAACAGGTCAGCCAAGCCAGCAATATTGGCAACTGGTCAACGTGGGTCTAAGCCATATCAATGAGTTGTCAATTACTGAAGCACGTCTACGGACCTTAATTCAGATTGAAACGAATATTGGTAAGTTCTTAGTACAACCATCAAGCTTTAAAAATACCATTGCAGATCTTGCAGATATTCTATGTATCTGTATCAGTCAGGAAGATGATGTTTCACACCACATTCGTGAACAACTAAATATTGGTGATGAGTTACTGAGTGATACACAGTTACAGGTGTTGAGCCGCCATTTATACGGCCCTGACTATGAAACTGTACATACCATTAGCCAGTTAATGACAGATGAGATGGCTCAAATCCGCAATGAGATTGAATACAACCATCAAAATATGTCAGCTGAAAAAACCCAAGAGCTACAACAGAAATTAACTCAGCTATCAAATGTATTCAAAGTGCTGAATTTAAATGAAGCTGCGAGAGAATTAACGCAACAAGCGGAAAAACTAAGCCAGCCAAATACATTAACCGATGCAACTTCGGTACAACAGTTAATGAACAGCATTTTGGCTTCAATGAATTCGATTGGAATTTTGGAACGCAATTACACTTCTAGCCGCTTACAGCTACGTGTAAATAACATGCAGATCTCGCTTGATCGCTTAGATGAAGCACATAAAGCATTACTGACTGAAACCAAAACCCTGATTGATACTTTAACGCAAACCTTGAGCCTCTATGTGCAAGATCCTACAGCACATAACTTAGAAGCATTGCCAGTGTATCTGAAAGAGCTTTCTGGTGCTGCCCTGTTCTTGGGTAGTTCAGCACAACAAACTGCTTTATTAGGTGCAGCGCACTTTGCGGAATCTCGCTTGACACAAAATCAACCTCTCGATGCCGAACAAATTAATTGCATCTTAAATGTTGTTGCAGGTTTGGATTTACTGGTTGAGAACTTGAAGAACAAGCAACCTGTATTGCAATCTATGTTTGATGTGGCATTATCAAACAGTCAGCAATTACAAACTATAGCCGCATAATGACTCAACTATCACTTGCTTATATTTTTCAACACCAAAAACTGTTAGTCGACCAAAACCTTCAACTTCCCCAAGTTGAGAAATTAGCAAGTGACTTACCGCTCCATCATAATGATCACGTCATCGCACGTGATCTGCTTGAGAATGAATCTATTCCTGAAGGCTATCAATTAGTCCCTATTCGGGAATTGATTCAGTCTTGGTCGAGCAGCGACTTCCTACAAGCCAGTCGAGCAGTTCAATTACTAGAATGGCGACGCAACCACAAATTCTGTAGTCATTGTGGGCATGCCACTGAAATTCATCCTAAAGAATATGCCATGGTGTGTCCTGCCTGTGCTTATCATCAATATCCTCGCGTACAGCCTTGTATCATTACCATTATTACCAAAGGTAAAGATGAAGTTCTATTGGCAAAATCTGCACACAATAAAAGCAATATGTACGGGTTAATTGCTGGTTTTGTTGAGGTGGGTGAAACTTTAGAAGAAGCCGTGCAACGCGAGGCATTTGAAGAGGTTGGGCTCAAACTCAAAAATATTCGTTATATGTCGAGTCAGCCATGGCCATTCCCAAGTAATCTTATGATAGCCTTCCATGCTGAATATGATTCAGGTGAAATTCAGCTACAACTCGAAGAGATCAGTGAAGCCCAATTCTTTAAGTTCGATCAACTTCCTGAAATTCCATTCAAAGGTAGTATTGCACATAGCATGATCATGCAAATGATTGAAAGCAATAAAGTGGCTTAAACTAAAAGC
This window harbors:
- a CDS encoding chemotaxis protein — protein: MSYQTSIHFDPTALLIIKNEIDNSIKLVETAVNTLAEEQALPFGIDDALNQFEQCTQVLALIDMPHLSQITQYSAELMRKIMAQPQQIQTSDVVALSEGTTMLKRYIEFICLREVKVPQFLLDTLNRLEKALGKPLTKEGQTVQPLLEFITPSFNLPQAPSLEQSQYIHQLYKLCLNKLIKQSETPLDLQGIKLVGVYLAGLATGQPSQQYWQLVNVGLSHINELSITEARLRTLIQIETNIGKFLVQPSSFKNTIADLADILCICISQEDDVSHHIREQLNIGDELLSDTQLQVLSRHLYGPDYETVHTISQLMTDEMAQIRNEIEYNHQNMSAEKTQELQQKLTQLSNVFKVLNLNEAARELTQQAEKLSQPNTLTDATSVQQLMNSILASMNSIGILERNYTSSRLQLRVNNMQISLDRLDEAHKALLTETKTLIDTLTQTLSLYVQDPTAHNLEALPVYLKELSGAALFLGSSAQQTALLGAAHFAESRLTQNQPLDAEQINCILNVVAGLDLLVENLKNKQPVLQSMFDVALSNSQQLQTIAA
- the nudC gene encoding NAD(+) diphosphatase — translated: MTQLSLAYIFQHQKLLVDQNLQLPQVEKLASDLPLHHNDHVIARDLLENESIPEGYQLVPIRELIQSWSSSDFLQASRAVQLLEWRRNHKFCSHCGHATEIHPKEYAMVCPACAYHQYPRVQPCIITIITKGKDEVLLAKSAHNKSNMYGLIAGFVEVGETLEEAVQREAFEEVGLKLKNIRYMSSQPWPFPSNLMIAFHAEYDSGEIQLQLEEISEAQFFKFDQLPEIPFKGSIAHSMIMQMIESNKVA